The following coding sequences are from one Rathayibacter sp. SW19 window:
- a CDS encoding NAD(P)-dependent oxidoreductase: MSSEQPRMQRPRVGFVGVGTMGEPMALNLLRSGRVSAVLLYARSPQRLEGLVAAGATVSPTPRHLAEASDVIVSMLPDLPELHTLLLGEGGEHSEHSEHSILAGIRSPTLLVISSTSAPEGVRELAAQLAVDTRGLLRVIDAPVSGGPEGAASAELSIMVGGDAADFKIVEPILRAMGTPVLLGPLGSGQVAKACNQLIVASTMLALAEASVIAERSGLDLARLLPVLQGGYAGGRLLDTRAQRLIEKDYSVLGAAKLLVKDLGFARTQAEVTGTVAPQLTAAYDTYSDLVDRGFGEQDMSVAQAYVSSLLFRHSDAHPLPPF; the protein is encoded by the coding sequence ATGTCGAGCGAACAGCCGAGAATGCAGAGGCCCCGCGTCGGATTCGTCGGCGTCGGAACCATGGGCGAACCGATGGCGTTGAATCTCCTACGGTCAGGCCGAGTCTCGGCGGTGCTGCTCTACGCTCGTTCGCCACAACGGCTCGAGGGCCTCGTTGCCGCCGGTGCGACTGTGAGCCCGACGCCGCGGCACCTGGCAGAGGCAAGCGACGTGATCGTCTCCATGCTGCCCGATCTGCCCGAATTGCATACGCTGCTGCTCGGCGAGGGCGGCGAACACAGCGAACACAGCGAACACAGCATTCTTGCCGGAATCCGCTCCCCCACGCTCCTCGTGATTTCCTCGACGTCGGCGCCTGAAGGCGTGCGAGAACTTGCCGCGCAGTTGGCAGTCGACACACGCGGATTGCTCCGCGTCATCGACGCGCCGGTCAGTGGCGGGCCCGAGGGCGCAGCATCCGCAGAATTGTCGATCATGGTCGGCGGTGACGCCGCCGACTTCAAGATCGTCGAACCGATCCTGCGTGCGATGGGAACTCCAGTACTGCTCGGTCCGCTCGGGTCAGGGCAGGTCGCGAAGGCATGCAACCAGCTGATCGTCGCCTCCACAATGCTCGCTCTGGCAGAAGCGAGCGTGATTGCAGAACGCAGCGGACTCGACCTCGCACGACTGCTGCCTGTGTTGCAGGGTGGCTACGCCGGCGGTCGGCTGCTCGACACCCGCGCGCAGCGCCTGATTGAGAAGGACTATTCCGTTCTGGGCGCGGCCAAGCTGCTCGTGAAAGACCTCGGCTTCGCCCGGACGCAGGCAGAGGTGACCGGCACCGTCGCACCGCAGTTGACTGCGGCATACGACACGTACTCTGACCTGGTCGATCGAGGCTTCGGCGAGCAGGACATGAGCGTCGCACAGGCATACGTTTCGTCGCTACTGTTTCGTCACAGTGACGCCCATCCGCTGCCACCGTTCTAG
- the gndA gene encoding NADP-dependent phosphogluconate dehydrogenase, producing MGSNLARNLASRDGNTVAVYNRTYARTEELLSEHPEAGFVASENVDEFVASLAKPRTAIIMVQAGAGTDAVITQLAERFEPGDIIVDGGNALFTDTIRREKAISASGIHFVGAGISGGEEGALKGPSIMPGGSVESYKTLGPILESIAAIAEGEPCVTHVGTDGAGHFVKMIHNGIEYADMQLIAEAYDLLRNVAGLSPTEIADVFTQWNSGALESYLIEITAEVLRQVDAETGKPFVDIVLDQAGSKGTGVWTVQNALALGVPVGGIAEAVFARAVSSHPEQREAVQATITHRPTPVAVGDGFADDVRAALYASKVVAYAQGFDAIIAGAKEYDWDINKGNIAKIWRGGCIIRAQFLNRIVDAYAANPNIASLLEDPYFAQAVADGGDAWRRIVSTAALSGIPVPGFASALSYYDSLASKRLPAALVQGQRDFFGAHTYRRVDKPGVFHTLWAGDRSEIATVPSTH from the coding sequence ATGGGTTCTAACCTTGCCCGCAACCTTGCGAGCCGTGACGGCAACACGGTTGCCGTGTACAACCGCACGTACGCCCGTACGGAAGAACTGCTGAGCGAACACCCGGAGGCCGGGTTCGTCGCATCCGAGAACGTCGACGAATTCGTCGCGTCGCTGGCGAAGCCGCGCACGGCGATCATCATGGTGCAGGCCGGTGCCGGCACTGACGCGGTCATCACCCAGCTGGCCGAACGGTTCGAACCGGGAGACATCATTGTCGACGGCGGCAACGCGTTGTTCACAGACACGATCCGTCGTGAGAAGGCGATTAGCGCCAGCGGCATCCACTTCGTCGGTGCCGGCATCTCCGGCGGCGAGGAAGGCGCGCTGAAGGGCCCGTCGATCATGCCCGGCGGGTCGGTCGAGTCGTACAAGACTCTCGGGCCGATCCTCGAGTCAATCGCGGCCATTGCCGAGGGCGAGCCCTGTGTCACGCACGTCGGGACCGACGGTGCCGGGCACTTCGTGAAGATGATCCACAACGGCATCGAATATGCGGATATGCAGCTGATCGCGGAAGCCTACGACCTGCTGCGCAACGTTGCCGGGCTCTCGCCCACCGAGATCGCGGATGTCTTCACGCAGTGGAACTCGGGCGCACTCGAGTCGTACCTGATCGAGATCACCGCTGAGGTGTTGCGTCAGGTCGACGCGGAAACCGGCAAACCGTTCGTGGACATCGTTCTCGACCAGGCCGGTTCGAAGGGCACCGGCGTGTGGACCGTGCAGAACGCCCTCGCGCTCGGCGTGCCGGTCGGCGGCATCGCCGAGGCCGTGTTCGCACGGGCCGTCTCCAGCCACCCGGAGCAGCGCGAGGCCGTGCAGGCCACGATCACGCATCGCCCGACGCCGGTCGCGGTCGGCGACGGCTTCGCAGACGACGTGCGCGCCGCCCTGTACGCGTCGAAGGTCGTTGCGTACGCGCAGGGCTTCGATGCGATCATCGCAGGAGCCAAAGAATACGACTGGGACATCAACAAGGGCAATATCGCGAAGATCTGGCGCGGCGGTTGCATCATCCGCGCGCAGTTCCTCAACCGCATTGTGGATGCCTACGCTGCGAACCCGAACATCGCCTCGCTTCTCGAGGACCCCTACTTCGCTCAGGCGGTCGCAGACGGTGGGGATGCCTGGCGCCGGATCGTCTCGACAGCCGCGCTCTCAGGCATCCCGGTTCCGGGATTCGCCTCTGCGCTGAGCTATTACGACTCGCTCGCCTCGAAGCGGCTGCCAGCCGCACTCGTGCAGGGGCAGCGCGACTTCTTCGGGGCGCACACCTACAGGCGCGTCGACAAGCCGGGCGTATTCCACACTCTGTGGGCCGGCGACCGCAGCGAGATCGCGACGGTGCCCTCGACCCACTAG
- a CDS encoding DHA2 family efflux MFS transporter permease subunit produces the protein MASAATAKRNSRVIWLLLSATFVVILNETIMNVALRDIMLDLHIDARTGQWLTTVFMLTTAVVIPITGFLLQRFNTRPVYITAMTSFSLGTLLAALAPNFEVLLAARIVQACGTAIMLPLLMTTLMTLVPAASRGKTMGNVSIVISVAPAIGPTISGVILSTLTWRWMFWLVLPISVGMLLFGIWQMKNVTEPKRVPLDVFSVVLSAFGFGGLVYGLSLIGAGDQAGSASQASSSNLLMAIALSVGGAALVGFIVRQLALQRSNRALLDLRTFRAPIFSVAVAMMALATATLFGVIILIPIYLQQVLGVAPLETGLLLLPGGLVMGLLAPFVGRLYDRFGPMPLAAPGSIIVSAGMWALTTVGATTSPYFVLAAHVTLSIGLALLFTPLFTAGLGAVKPSLYSHGSAIVGTVQQMAGAAGTALFVTVMSVQAASLAGTSTAQQAAAGGMSAAFFVGAILSLFVIVAAFFIRKPPDDVGD, from the coding sequence GTGGCCAGCGCTGCCACGGCCAAGCGCAACTCACGCGTGATCTGGCTGCTGTTGAGCGCCACCTTCGTGGTCATCCTCAACGAGACGATCATGAATGTCGCTCTGCGTGACATCATGCTCGACCTGCACATCGATGCGCGCACGGGGCAGTGGCTGACCACGGTGTTCATGTTGACGACGGCGGTCGTCATTCCGATCACCGGGTTTCTGCTGCAGCGCTTCAATACGCGACCGGTCTACATCACGGCAATGACCTCGTTCTCGCTCGGGACGCTGCTGGCCGCCCTTGCCCCGAATTTCGAGGTTCTGCTTGCGGCACGCATCGTGCAGGCGTGCGGCACTGCCATCATGCTGCCGTTGTTGATGACGACACTGATGACCCTTGTGCCCGCAGCCAGCCGTGGCAAGACCATGGGCAATGTGTCGATCGTCATTTCGGTGGCACCGGCAATCGGCCCGACTATTTCCGGCGTGATCCTCAGCACCCTGACCTGGCGTTGGATGTTCTGGCTTGTTTTGCCGATCTCGGTCGGCATGCTGCTGTTCGGCATCTGGCAGATGAAGAATGTCACTGAGCCCAAGCGAGTGCCGCTCGACGTGTTCTCGGTCGTGCTGTCCGCCTTCGGCTTCGGCGGGCTCGTCTACGGTCTGAGCCTCATCGGGGCCGGCGACCAGGCGGGTTCTGCCAGTCAGGCGTCGAGCTCGAACCTCCTGATGGCGATTGCACTGAGCGTCGGCGGTGCCGCACTTGTTGGTTTCATCGTGCGGCAGCTGGCGCTGCAGCGCAGCAACCGCGCGCTGCTTGACCTGCGCACGTTCCGTGCGCCGATCTTTTCCGTCGCGGTCGCGATGATGGCGTTGGCGACGGCAACCCTCTTCGGTGTGATCATCCTGATCCCGATCTATCTACAGCAGGTGCTGGGAGTCGCACCGCTCGAGACCGGCCTGCTGTTGTTGCCCGGTGGTTTGGTGATGGGACTGCTCGCCCCATTCGTCGGCAGGCTCTACGACCGGTTCGGTCCGATGCCGTTGGCCGCGCCGGGATCGATCATCGTGAGCGCAGGCATGTGGGCCTTGACTACAGTCGGCGCGACCACATCACCGTACTTCGTGCTTGCGGCACACGTCACACTGAGCATCGGGCTCGCCCTTTTGTTCACTCCGCTGTTCACGGCCGGGCTGGGCGCGGTCAAACCGTCTCTGTACTCGCACGGCAGCGCGATCGTCGGCACTGTGCAGCAGATGGCTGGCGCGGCAGGCACAGCCCTGTTCGTCACGGTCATGTCGGTGCAGGCCGCGTCGCTTGCGGGTACATCAACAGCTCAGCAGGCTGCGGCAGGGGGCATGAGTGCCGCATTCTTCGTCGGCGCGATCCTGTCGCTGTTCGTGATCGTTGCTGCGTTCTTCATTCGCAAGCCACCGGATGATGTAGGCGACTAA
- a CDS encoding YidH family protein, with the protein MREPKWRSEGQDPDYRFSLANERTFLAWIRTALALLAGGVLLEQFSSTIGPHVVVVILAVILAVLSAALSVIAYRRWRANEIAMRHARRLPLTIAVPLVAAILLLVAAVIAVLIVVPWH; encoded by the coding sequence ATGAGAGAACCGAAGTGGCGCTCAGAAGGGCAGGACCCGGACTACCGATTCTCCCTCGCGAACGAACGCACGTTCCTTGCCTGGATTCGCACGGCGCTGGCGCTGCTCGCCGGCGGCGTTCTGCTCGAGCAGTTCTCCAGCACAATCGGGCCGCACGTCGTGGTCGTGATTCTGGCCGTCATCCTCGCCGTTCTCTCCGCCGCACTGTCGGTCATCGCCTATCGGCGGTGGCGCGCGAACGAGATCGCGATGCGCCACGCCCGGCGACTGCCGCTGACAATCGCCGTTCCGCTGGTCGCCGCGATCCTGCTGCTCGTTGCCGCCGTCATCGCTGTTCTGATTGTGGTGCCATGGCACTGA
- a CDS encoding DUF202 domain-containing protein: MALTRDPGLQGERTALSWSRTALALAINALLALRSGWDSGQVVLTAVGVVLLLCAGAAVVYGNIRARALAGHTANSPTAAPAGALALATTATLLACAAGVASVLVQR; encoded by the coding sequence ATGGCACTGACGCGCGACCCCGGATTGCAAGGTGAACGCACCGCGTTGTCGTGGTCGCGCACCGCACTGGCACTTGCGATCAATGCGCTCCTGGCGCTCCGCAGTGGTTGGGACAGCGGACAGGTTGTGCTCACCGCTGTCGGCGTTGTTCTCCTACTCTGTGCCGGCGCTGCGGTCGTCTATGGCAATATTCGTGCGCGGGCCCTGGCCGGGCACACAGCGAACAGCCCGACGGCCGCGCCTGCCGGAGCGCTCGCGCTGGCGACCACCGCGACGCTGCTCGCGTGCGCGGCCGGCGTCGCATCCGTTCTCGTCCAACGTTAG
- a CDS encoding MFS transporter, whose product MGNIKAMFLVEPARPAAIRRLPNARWLAVGTVCVGAFMGQLDASIVTVALPDMHRSLGVSLGAVAWVALIYLLVLVGMVAAIGRIADMVGRKLLYLYGFAIFTAASVGCGLSTTLWLLLAMRVLQAVGAAMLQANSVALIRTNVRRTELRRAIGIQGAAQALGLALGPAVGGVLIGLGGWQWIFWINLPAGILGLAMGWFLLPRTRARAPRVPLDWFGLLTLLPASAAILLAFSVFGQGDQLPLAIGLGVAGVALGWIFLRLQRSREHPLVDLSLFARWGFSAGILSSVLSYAVLFGLLFITPIMLETQFGATPAAAGLQLAVLPLFLGVTAPAAAFLASRVSTHVVTSVGMTVTALGIVPLVFSAGSRPMVVIGLAVIGVGLGIFTPANNAAVAGAGADEQAGMVSGVLNMTRGLGTAFGVAAASTVYSFAGAASTGAVPTSATIALLLMFALAAAIVAVTGGRGSRRENA is encoded by the coding sequence ATGGGCAACATCAAGGCGATGTTCCTCGTCGAGCCGGCACGACCTGCCGCGATTCGTCGACTGCCGAATGCGCGCTGGCTGGCGGTGGGCACCGTCTGCGTCGGCGCATTCATGGGTCAGCTCGACGCCAGCATCGTCACGGTGGCCCTGCCGGACATGCATCGTAGTCTCGGCGTGTCTCTTGGGGCCGTGGCTTGGGTGGCCTTGATCTATCTGCTTGTGCTGGTCGGGATGGTCGCCGCCATCGGCCGGATCGCAGATATGGTCGGTCGGAAGCTGCTCTATTTGTACGGTTTCGCGATATTTACGGCGGCCTCGGTCGGCTGCGGCCTCTCCACGACACTCTGGCTTTTGCTGGCCATGCGCGTGCTGCAAGCGGTCGGTGCTGCCATGCTTCAGGCCAACAGCGTCGCGCTGATCCGCACCAATGTTCGGCGCACGGAGTTGCGTCGCGCCATCGGCATTCAAGGTGCGGCGCAGGCACTCGGGTTGGCGCTCGGCCCTGCGGTCGGCGGCGTGCTCATCGGGCTCGGCGGCTGGCAGTGGATCTTCTGGATCAATCTGCCCGCCGGCATCCTCGGCCTCGCCATGGGCTGGTTTCTGCTGCCGCGCACGCGAGCCAGAGCGCCGCGTGTTCCGCTGGACTGGTTCGGGCTGCTCACACTGTTGCCGGCGTCGGCGGCGATTCTGTTGGCATTCTCTGTTTTCGGACAGGGGGATCAGTTGCCGCTGGCAATCGGGCTCGGCGTCGCGGGCGTCGCGTTGGGCTGGATCTTTCTGCGCCTGCAGCGCAGCCGCGAGCATCCGCTAGTCGATCTGTCGCTGTTCGCTCGCTGGGGCTTCAGCGCCGGGATACTCTCCAGCGTGCTCAGCTACGCGGTGCTGTTCGGCCTCTTGTTCATCACACCGATTATGCTCGAGACGCAATTCGGTGCGACGCCCGCTGCGGCGGGCCTGCAGTTGGCAGTTCTCCCGCTCTTCCTGGGAGTGACCGCACCGGCCGCAGCCTTCCTTGCCTCTCGTGTCTCCACACACGTCGTTACATCGGTGGGGATGACCGTGACCGCTCTGGGCATCGTGCCTTTGGTTTTCAGCGCCGGATCACGCCCGATGGTTGTCATCGGGTTGGCGGTGATCGGAGTCGGCCTCGGCATCTTCACCCCCGCGAACAATGCCGCGGTGGCGGGGGCAGGAGCCGACGAACAAGCAGGCATGGTCAGCGGCGTCTTGAACATGACTCGAGGTCTCGGCACCGCGTTCGGAGTCGCTGCCGCGAGCACCGTCTACTCGTTTGCCGGCGCCGCGTCGACCGGTGCTGTGCCCACGTCCGCGACCATTGCGTTGCTCCTCATGTTCGCGCTGGCCGCGGCCATCGTTGCCGTAACCGGTGGGCGCGGGTCGCGTCGTGAGAACGCCTAA
- a CDS encoding MarR family winged helix-turn-helix transcriptional regulator, producing the protein MTERPTNDANLSDAWSLTLIITRLRRTLRASIRSEYSWESLPMAQVEILQGLAARPGQRVNELAERHRLAKNTVSTLIQQMVLADLVVRSADTHDRRAVRLSVSAHGLSVLEDWLHSHERRFGAALDRLGAADRRSVLGALPALSRLVDELEASEDQSVARPAPN; encoded by the coding sequence ATGACTGAGCGTCCTACGAACGATGCCAACCTCTCCGATGCCTGGTCGCTGACGCTCATCATCACCCGGCTCAGGCGAACGCTTCGCGCGAGCATCCGCAGCGAGTACTCCTGGGAGTCACTGCCGATGGCTCAGGTCGAGATCTTGCAGGGTCTCGCTGCCCGGCCCGGCCAGCGCGTGAACGAACTCGCCGAGCGTCACCGACTGGCAAAGAACACGGTGAGCACGCTCATTCAGCAGATGGTGCTGGCCGACCTGGTTGTTCGGAGTGCCGACACGCACGACCGTCGAGCTGTCAGGCTCAGCGTGAGCGCCCACGGTTTGTCGGTGCTGGAGGATTGGCTCCACTCTCACGAGCGGCGCTTCGGCGCGGCCCTCGACCGGCTGGGTGCCGCTGATCGGCGCTCGGTGTTGGGCGCGCTGCCCGCGCTCTCCCGTCTTGTCGACGAGCTCGAGGCTTCTGAAGACCAATCCGTCGCCCGGCCGGCGCCCAATTAA
- a CDS encoding ribose-phosphate diphosphokinase, with translation MSGIKAMGQKRLVLISGRAYPELAQAIADELGSELVPTDSRTFANGEIYARFDESVRGSDAFVIQSHTSPINEWLMEHLIMVDALKRASAKRITVVAPFYPYARQDKKGRGREPISARLIADLFKVAGADRIMSVDLHAAQIQGFFDGPVDHLFAMPVLLEHFRAKLDASKLTVVSPDMGRVRVADNWSDKLGAPLAIIHKRRDPLVPNQVSVHEIVGNVEGRVCLLVDDLIDTGRTIVHAARALKEAGATACVVAATHAVFSGPAIELLQSDVIDSVVVTDTLPVPEEKRFPTLTVLSIAPLLARAIEQVFTDGSVTSMFDGAA, from the coding sequence GTGTCCGGAATCAAAGCCATGGGTCAGAAACGGCTCGTCCTCATCTCGGGTCGCGCCTATCCCGAGCTTGCGCAGGCGATCGCCGATGAGCTCGGCAGCGAACTCGTGCCGACTGATTCCCGCACTTTTGCGAACGGCGAGATCTATGCGCGCTTCGATGAGAGCGTGCGCGGCAGTGACGCGTTCGTCATCCAGTCGCATACCTCGCCGATCAATGAATGGCTGATGGAACACCTGATCATGGTGGATGCGCTCAAGCGCGCGTCTGCAAAGCGGATCACGGTCGTTGCGCCGTTCTACCCGTACGCACGGCAAGACAAGAAGGGCCGCGGCCGCGAGCCCATCTCCGCGCGGCTCATCGCGGATCTGTTCAAGGTGGCCGGCGCAGACCGGATCATGTCCGTCGACCTGCACGCCGCGCAGATTCAGGGTTTCTTCGACGGACCGGTGGACCACCTGTTCGCGATGCCGGTGCTGCTCGAGCACTTCAGGGCCAAGCTCGACGCATCGAAGCTCACGGTGGTGTCGCCCGACATGGGCCGGGTGCGTGTGGCAGACAATTGGAGCGACAAGCTCGGTGCACCGTTGGCCATCATCCACAAGCGCCGCGACCCGCTTGTGCCGAACCAGGTTTCTGTGCACGAGATCGTCGGTAACGTCGAGGGCCGCGTCTGCCTGCTGGTCGACGACCTGATCGACACTGGGCGCACCATCGTGCATGCTGCTCGGGCGCTCAAGGAGGCCGGTGCCACCGCGTGTGTTGTGGCCGCCACGCACGCTGTGTTCAGCGGCCCCGCCATCGAACTTCTGCAGTCGGATGTGATCGACTCCGTCGTCGTCACGGACACCCTGCCCGTGCCGGAAGAGAAGCGGTTCCCGACGCTGACCGTGCTGTCGATCGCCCCGCTTCTGGCGCGCGCGATCGAGCAAGTGTTCACCGACGGGTCGGTTACGTCGATGTTCGACGGTGCTGCGTAG
- the glmU gene encoding bifunctional UDP-N-acetylglucosamine diphosphorylase/glucosamine-1-phosphate N-acetyltransferase GlmU produces the protein MTDSSLAIIVLAAGQGTRMKSATPKLLHPLAGIPIVSHVLASARQLNAAHIVTVVRFERDLLAEVVAADLPESIIVDQDATPGTGRAVEQALTALPADFDGDVLVINGDVPLLDAATLTDLIVAHRTSAASATILSTFPADPAGYGRILRSETGALDGIVEHKDATDAQREIGEINAGIYIFGLSALRDQLASLSTDNAQGEKYLTDVIRLLRDAGASVTAMPVAESWKVEGINDRAQLSDAAAKLNALIIRGWQLAGVTVQDPATTWIDLKTTLAPDVTVKPGTQLLGATAIERGATIGPDTTLVDCEVGENATVKRTDGTLAVIGAGASVGPFSYLRPGTILGADGKIGTFVETKNSTIGIGTKVPHLSYVGDTVIGEYTNLGAGAITANYDDLTKHRTEIGSHVHAGSHNVFVAPVRIGDGAKTGAGTIVRKDVPAGALAITVASQRNMTGWVEAHRPGTAAADAAAAAENEA, from the coding sequence ATGACAGACAGCTCACTCGCCATCATCGTCCTGGCGGCAGGCCAGGGCACCAGAATGAAGTCGGCGACACCGAAGCTGTTGCATCCGCTCGCGGGAATCCCGATCGTGAGTCACGTGCTCGCCAGTGCCCGCCAGTTGAATGCCGCGCACATCGTGACCGTCGTGCGGTTCGAGCGCGACCTCCTCGCTGAGGTCGTCGCCGCTGACCTTCCCGAGAGCATCATCGTCGACCAAGACGCGACACCGGGAACCGGGCGCGCCGTCGAGCAGGCGCTCACAGCGCTTCCCGCCGATTTCGACGGCGATGTGCTCGTCATCAACGGCGACGTTCCCCTGCTGGATGCCGCGACGCTGACCGACCTCATCGTCGCGCACCGCACGAGCGCGGCATCCGCGACGATTCTGTCGACGTTCCCCGCCGATCCCGCAGGCTACGGTCGGATCTTGCGCTCAGAGACCGGAGCCCTCGACGGAATCGTCGAGCACAAGGATGCGACGGATGCGCAGCGCGAGATCGGCGAGATCAACGCGGGCATCTATATCTTCGGGCTGTCCGCGCTGCGCGACCAACTGGCGTCACTCAGTACTGACAACGCGCAGGGCGAAAAATATCTGACGGACGTGATCCGCCTGCTGCGCGACGCCGGAGCCTCCGTCACGGCGATGCCGGTGGCGGAGTCGTGGAAGGTCGAAGGCATCAACGACCGTGCGCAGCTCAGCGACGCTGCTGCAAAGCTCAATGCGCTCATCATTCGGGGTTGGCAGCTGGCCGGAGTGACAGTGCAAGACCCGGCGACCACCTGGATCGACCTGAAGACAACACTGGCCCCTGACGTCACGGTGAAGCCGGGAACGCAATTGCTCGGCGCGACCGCGATCGAGCGCGGCGCGACCATCGGCCCGGACACCACGTTGGTGGACTGCGAGGTCGGCGAGAACGCGACGGTGAAGCGCACGGACGGAACGCTTGCGGTGATCGGCGCGGGCGCATCCGTTGGTCCGTTCTCCTATCTTCGGCCGGGCACGATTCTCGGTGCGGACGGCAAGATCGGCACATTCGTCGAGACGAAGAACTCGACGATCGGCATCGGCACCAAGGTGCCGCACCTGAGCTACGTCGGCGACACGGTCATCGGCGAGTACACCAATCTGGGCGCGGGTGCGATCACCGCAAACTACGACGACCTCACGAAACATCGCACCGAGATCGGTTCGCATGTGCACGCGGGGTCGCACAACGTGTTCGTCGCCCCCGTTAGAATTGGTGACGGAGCGAAGACGGGGGCAGGCACGATCGTCCGCAAGGATGTGCCGGCCGGCGCACTCGCGATCACTGTCGCATCGCAGCGGAACATGACCGGATGGGTCGAGGCCCACCGGCCGGGCACCGCTGCGGCGGACGCGGCAGCGGCGGCAGAAAACGAGGCGTAG
- a CDS encoding MarR family winged helix-turn-helix transcriptional regulator — MASDSDEVDRIVDAWLRERPDLDFSPLQVLSRVGRLAKHLDRARRGAFERSDLESWEFDVLSALRRAGAPYQLSPKALLQQTLVSSGTMTNRIDRLVERKLVERQTDPHDGRGILVRMTAQGLTRVDAAITRLLDAETELLSTLTPADQHRLASLLRTLSLDFD, encoded by the coding sequence ATGGCAAGCGACAGCGACGAGGTGGACCGGATCGTCGACGCCTGGCTACGCGAGCGGCCCGATTTGGACTTCTCACCGTTACAGGTGCTCTCCCGTGTCGGCCGACTGGCCAAACACCTCGATCGCGCCCGCCGCGGGGCATTTGAGCGCTCCGACCTCGAATCGTGGGAGTTCGATGTGCTTTCGGCACTTCGTCGCGCGGGGGCGCCCTACCAGCTCAGCCCGAAGGCGCTACTGCAGCAGACCTTGGTGTCCAGCGGCACGATGACCAATCGCATCGACCGACTCGTCGAACGGAAACTCGTCGAGCGGCAAACCGACCCGCACGACGGCCGCGGCATTCTGGTGAGGATGACCGCGCAGGGACTCACTCGAGTGGATGCCGCGATCACGCGCCTGCTCGACGCGGAAACGGAGCTGCTTTCAACCCTTACCCCGGCCGATCAGCACCGACTCGCTTCGCTGCTGCGCACGCTCAGCCTCGACTTCGATTGA
- a CDS encoding 3-deoxy-7-phosphoheptulonate synthase: MFSTPHSSTRHSSTRNLRVTCIESLPLPRDLAEQLPLTDDHAALVDRSRHEIEEVLRGEDDRLLVVVGPCSVHDPVAALDYARRLAAVAEAHRDELLIVMRVYFEKPRSTGGWKGLINDPYLDGTHRVADGLRMARSLLLDVLDTGLPVGCEFLEPTSPQYIADAVSWGAIGARTTESQIHRQLASGLSMPVGFKNATDGNVQVAVDGCTVASQHQVFFGVDDDGTAAIVSTSGNDATHVILRGGRGAPNYSTADVASAVALLARAGRPGRVVIDASHANSGKDHLRQVRVAHEIASQVAAGEPISGIMLESFIEAGTQTLTDAGLAGLRYGQSITDACIGWDDTVTVLEALARASAVRQSGASRSTRFQSKSRLSVRSSEASRC; encoded by the coding sequence ATGTTCTCAACACCGCACTCATCAACACGGCACTCATCAACACGGAACCTGCGGGTTACCTGCATCGAATCGCTGCCGTTGCCGCGTGATCTGGCGGAGCAACTGCCGCTCACCGACGACCACGCAGCGCTGGTCGACCGCAGCCGGCACGAGATCGAGGAGGTCCTCCGCGGCGAGGACGACCGGCTGCTCGTTGTCGTCGGCCCGTGCTCCGTGCATGACCCGGTTGCGGCGCTCGATTACGCACGCAGGCTCGCCGCCGTCGCCGAAGCGCACCGCGACGAATTGCTGATCGTCATGCGTGTGTACTTCGAGAAGCCCCGCTCGACCGGCGGCTGGAAGGGCCTCATCAACGACCCGTACCTCGATGGAACCCACCGCGTCGCGGACGGGCTTCGGATGGCGCGCTCCCTGCTTCTGGACGTGCTCGACACAGGCCTGCCCGTCGGCTGTGAATTCCTCGAGCCGACCAGCCCTCAGTACATCGCGGATGCCGTCAGCTGGGGCGCCATCGGCGCGCGCACGACCGAGAGTCAGATTCATCGGCAGCTCGCATCCGGACTGTCCATGCCGGTCGGTTTCAAGAACGCGACGGACGGCAATGTGCAGGTTGCCGTCGACGGCTGCACGGTCGCGAGCCAGCACCAAGTGTTCTTCGGGGTCGACGACGACGGCACCGCCGCCATCGTGTCCACGAGCGGCAACGACGCGACCCACGTCATCCTGCGCGGCGGCCGGGGCGCACCCAACTACAGCACTGCTGATGTCGCGAGCGCGGTCGCGCTACTGGCTCGCGCCGGTCGGCCGGGTCGCGTCGTAATCGACGCCAGCCACGCCAACAGCGGCAAGGACCACTTGCGTCAGGTGCGCGTCGCGCACGAAATCGCCAGCCAGGTCGCCGCGGGTGAGCCGATTTCTGGAATCATGCTGGAAAGCTTCATCGAGGCGGGCACGCAAACGCTGACTGACGCCGGCTTGGCCGGCCTGCGCTACGGACAGAGCATCACGGATGCGTGCATCGGCTGGGACGACACCGTCACGGTTCTCGAAGCGCTCGCGCGAGCATCCGCAGTGCGCCAATCGGGTGCAAGCCGATCGACTCGGTTTCAATCGAAGTCGAGGCTGAGCGTGCGCAGCAGCGAAGCGAGTCGGTGCTGA